The Pristiophorus japonicus isolate sPriJap1 chromosome 3, sPriJap1.hap1, whole genome shotgun sequence genome has a segment encoding these proteins:
- the nsmce4a gene encoding non-structural maintenance of chromosomes element 4 homolog A, with protein MSESKGRVRVSHPSGGSQRSTASTSNGMATGAGGGQTPRGRRNSAVSDCTMTEDEDLGDGGIPYGARDDDPNRRRMLRHQYRELINSVQQNREDMIRPNSNKLTEALEEANKLFSNVRQTREAALDAQFLVLATNLGQEKANQLHTDMMVFDPSVFAEELLTFMGLNRLETEGSDDDDESAGWLPKDAWTKLGNETEKYFKRAQAFHYMLGSFKSEPPVPRQRIERQKRVPTKEERRIMPTQLKKMDESHQEATEKEVERILGLLQEYFKSDPETPINFFDFVIDPHSYSRTVENIFHVSFIVRDGFAAIGLDQDKLPIIEPVNEGVDNERPQQQRQQTVICLSQQEWKEIIDTFEIADAMIPASSQGD; from the exons ATGTCTGAGAGCAAAGGTCGCGTTCGAGTGTCGCATCCGAGCGGCGGCTCTCagcgctccaccgcgagcacctccaACGGGATGGCTACCGGAGCCGGAGGGGGGCAGACGCCGCGCGGCAGGAGAAACTCGGCCGTCTCGGATTGTACCATGACCGAGGACGAGGACCTCGGTGACGGCGGCATACCATACGGGGCCCGGGACGACGACCCGAACCGACGGAGGATGCTGAGGCACCAGTACCGGGAACTCATCAACAGCGTCCAGC AGAATCGGGAGGATATGATCAGACCCAACAGTAATAAATTAACAGAAGCACTTGAGGAAGCTAACAAACTGTTTTCGAATG TCCGACAGACACGCGAGGCAGCCCTGGATGCCCAGTTTCTAGTGCTTGCAACAAACCTGGGTCAAGAGAAAGCTAATCAGTTGCACACAGATATGATGGTTTTTGACCCATCAGTCTTTGCAGAGGAACTG TTAACATTCATGGGTTTGAACCGACTGGAAACTGAAGGGAGTGATGATGACGATGAATCTGCAGGGTGGCTTCCTAAAGATGCCTGGACCAAACTAGGAAATGAAACTGAAAAATATTTTAAAAGAGCTCAAGCTTTTCATTATAT GCTGGGATCTTTTAAGAGTGAACCTCCAGTTCCACGACAACGAATTGAAAGACAGAAAAGGGTCCCAACTAAGGAAGAACGCAGAATAATGCCAACGCAG CTGAAGAAAATGGATGAATCTCACCAAGAAGCCACAGAAAAGGAAGTAGAGAGGATCTTGGGACTATTGCAGGAGTACTTCAAATCTGACC CTGAAACGCCAATCAATTTCTTTGACTTTGTAATTGATCCACATTCTTATTCACGGACTGTGGAGAACATTTTCCATGTCTCCTTCATTGTGAGA GATGGTTTTGCAGCCATTGGGCTTGACCAAGACAAGTTACCGATCATTG AGCCAGTAAATGAAGGTGTGGATAATGAAAGGCCACAACAACAAAGGCAACAAACAGTAATTTGTTTGAGTCAACAGGAATGGAAG GAAATAATTGATACATTTGAAATAGCAGATGCCATGATACCAGCATCCAGCCAAGGAGACTGA